A region of Rhodamnia argentea isolate NSW1041297 chromosome 9, ASM2092103v1, whole genome shotgun sequence DNA encodes the following proteins:
- the LOC125316718 gene encoding transcription factor WER-like: MVRNLLRPNKRNNTTVKKGTWSGEEDQKLIAYIRRYGIWNWTHMPKPAGLARTGKSCRLRWMNYLRPNIRHGNITKEEEDMIIESHRLLGNKWAAIAARLPGRTDNEIKNYWNTHLKKRVGNGNKLPNSFASDIKAKPSLPTIDTPKSEPDSGSQNVIPTMPANSFCTSYGVHGDDKTSENSCYSPCSVIEEEESLWEQFLALRDLEIAENFGGTYMHSGATDPALVCMEKEFLHHSGSCEEFIMDLW; the protein is encoded by the exons ATGGTGAGAAATCTACTTAGACCCAACAAGAGAAACAACACAACAGTGAAGAAGGGCACTTGGAGTGGAGAAGAAGATCAGAAGCTCATTGCTTATATCAGGCGATATGGCATTTGGAACTGGACTCACATGCCCAAACCTGCTG GTTTGGCGAGAACTGGGAAAAGTTGTAGACTTCGGTGGATGAACTATCTGAGGCCTAACATCAGGCATGGAAACATCaccaaagaagaggaggacATGATTATCGAGTCGCACCGACTTCTTGGAAATAA ATGGGCGGCAATAGCAGCCAGACTTCCAGGAAGGACTGATAATGAAATAAAGAACTATTGGAACACCCACTTGAAGAAACGCGTTGGGAACGGGAATAAGTTGccaaattcatttgcatctGATATTAAAGCTAAGCCATCCCTTCCCACAATCGATACTCCCAAATCAGAACCTGACAGTGGGTCTCAAAATGTGATTCCAACAATGCCTGCAAATAGCTTCTGCACCTCTTATGGAGTTCACGGTGATGACAAGACCTCGGAGAATAGCTGCTATTCACCGTGCAGCgtgattgaagaagaagaaagcttaTGGGAGCAATTTCTTGCTCTGAGAGATCTTGAAATTGCAGAGAATTTCGGTGGCACATACATGCATTCGGGAGCGACAGACCCTGCCCTTGTATGCATGGAAAAGGAGTTTCTGCACCATAGCGGCTCCTGTGAAGAATTCATCATGGATTTATGGTAA